Proteins encoded together in one Candidatus Neomarinimicrobiota bacterium window:
- a CDS encoding glycosidase yields the protein MMSKVNIPWEDRPEGNNDIVWRYSQNPVIGRYHIPSSNSIFNSAVVSFEDGFAGVFRCDNKAVQMNIHVGFSKDGLDWDINNNPIKMKNGNSDMIHSEYKYDPRVVFIEDRYWITWCNGYHGPTIGVAYTYDFKSFHQCENAFLPFNRNGVLFPEKVDGKYVMLSRPSGPGHNNYGDIYLSYSPDMKYWGEHRIVMKVANWNDSGWQTAKIGAGTVPIRTDAGWLMFYHGVLESCNGFRYAMGAALLDLESPDKVLYRSKSYLLGPAVDYELMGDVPNVVFPVASLHDDDGKVAIYYGAADTVTAMAFCKIDEVIAFLKDNSL from the coding sequence TTGATGAGTAAAGTTAATATTCCATGGGAAGATCGTCCTGAAGGGAATAATGATATTGTATGGCGGTATTCTCAGAATCCCGTAATCGGGCGTTATCATATTCCCAGTTCAAATAGCATTTTTAACAGTGCTGTTGTATCATTTGAAGATGGCTTTGCAGGTGTATTCCGTTGCGACAATAAAGCAGTGCAAATGAATATCCATGTTGGTTTCAGCAAGGATGGCCTCGATTGGGATATAAACAATAACCCAATCAAAATGAAGAATGGAAATTCAGACATGATCCATTCGGAATATAAATATGATCCACGAGTCGTATTCATTGAAGACCGTTATTGGATCACATGGTGCAACGGATACCACGGCCCAACAATTGGCGTTGCATATACATATGATTTTAAATCTTTTCATCAGTGTGAAAATGCCTTTCTTCCTTTCAATCGGAATGGTGTGTTATTTCCAGAAAAAGTGGATGGGAAATACGTGATGCTCAGCCGGCCAAGCGGTCCCGGTCATAATAATTATGGTGATATTTATCTCAGTTATAGTCCCGATATGAAATACTGGGGTGAACATCGCATTGTAATGAAAGTGGCTAATTGGAATGATTCGGGATGGCAGACAGCGAAGATTGGTGCAGGGACGGTCCCAATCAGAACGGATGCTGGTTGGCTCATGTTCTACCACGGTGTTTTGGAATCTTGTAATGGTTTTCGTTATGCCATGGGTGCCGCATTGCTGGATTTAGAAAGTCCTGATAAAGTATTGTATCGTTCTAAATCCTATTTGCTCGGTCCGGCAGTGGATTATGAATTAATGGGCGACGTACCAAATGTGGTATTTCCTGTAGCCTCTCTCCACGATGATGATGGAAAGGTTGCCATTTATTATGGCGCAGCCGATACAGTCACAGCTATGGCTTTTTGCAAGATAGATGAGGTAATTGCGTTCTTAAAAGACAATTCACTTTAA
- a CDS encoding glycoside hydrolase family 92 protein: MKKLFPIIFLILALIGCSKSGSSNNKYVDPFIGTGGHGHTYPGATVPFGMVQLSPDNGTQGWDWCSGYHTTDSVIVGFSHTHLSGTGIGDLYDISIMPHVGDADLTQIVGDYKELNYSSTFSHDNESAEPGYYSVLLDKGKIQVELTATERTGFHRYIYGDDGNAQIVLDLGYAQNWDRTMDTQLNIENDKLITGYRFSKGWANDQKVFFAIQFSKSIVNESTIKDEIKVLDGKGIEKPVKRSKAKFNFNLSGDREL; this comes from the coding sequence ATGAAAAAATTATTTCCAATAATATTTTTGATACTCGCATTAATTGGATGCTCAAAATCAGGTTCATCTAACAATAAATATGTAGATCCATTTATTGGCACCGGTGGCCATGGGCATACTTATCCTGGCGCAACAGTGCCTTTTGGAATGGTTCAACTCAGCCCTGATAATGGTACACAAGGGTGGGATTGGTGTTCAGGATATCATACCACAGATAGTGTTATTGTTGGTTTCAGCCACACGCATCTTAGTGGTACAGGGATTGGGGACCTCTATGATATTTCAATAATGCCCCATGTTGGTGATGCAGACCTCACACAAATTGTTGGTGATTATAAAGAATTGAATTATAGTTCAACATTTTCTCATGATAACGAATCAGCTGAACCGGGTTATTATTCAGTTCTCCTTGATAAAGGTAAAATACAAGTGGAACTCACAGCCACTGAGCGAACGGGGTTCCATCGCTATATTTATGGTGATGATGGCAATGCCCAAATTGTTTTGGATTTAGGCTATGCTCAGAATTGGGATCGTACCATGGATACCCAATTGAACATTGAAAATGACAAACTCATCACTGGATACCGTTTCTCCAAAGGCTGGGCTAATGATCAAAAAGTATTTTTCGCGATACAATTTTCAAAATCAATTGTGAATGAATCTACCATTAAAGACGAAATTAAAGTTTTGGATGGTAAAGGGATAGAGAAGCCTGTTAAAAGATCTAAAGCCAAATTTAATTTTAATCTATCGGGTGACCGAGAATTA